TAAATGTTTATGTTCTGGGTCGGAAGCGGGGGCCCCAGAACGGCTCGAGAATTTAAATATACGGCGGTGTATCCGCGTAGccagctgatcagatgatcagTTTCACGGTGCAtactgcagaaaaataaagaaattacaCCTGTCTAACTCTACGCCTCATCATATGCCAAGGGCTGTTACAGTATCTGTGcaccggacttccaccagatccgtgcacgtctgtctccgatccgctgtggtccagcTCCGTACTCTCTcgcccgtcaacacccaccggttgcgttgtcatgtgactgaggttttttcctgcagcaatcactgaatcaaggattctcctcctcctctcctcatctgggttgtctttctggtcctctgaaaacctctgacctgttgactccaggcctggctctgctcattatgacattttgtagacatagttaagttaaaaactatctggtgataacacagagtgttttattctgaaaattgaccggatgttttcattttgttttggtgcctgacttcctgtcccgctccatctgctctgatgAGACTGAtacgtcgtgctccggcatcaaCTTATCcagaggactccaacctgctggatcagagactcagccggaatgcaacagcgtggatccagtggaagataacacattgactagaatagaaatcagaTGTGGTGCTATGACGGATCGGACACAgcccggacatggatctggtagAATTTGGCCGTAAAGGAGTGGtaatgctgtgtgtttacacacCATGCCTCTCACGCTCCTGCAACCCCATAATGCAATATAAAGTCACACTGGGACATCAATATTAAGTTGTTTTATAGGTTGCAATGTGTAAGAGGCTAAAGTGTGATGATAACTAGCTTGAGCAAAATAATTTCCATCTAGTTGCATGGTTACAAAGCACAGTATTACTGTGTTGCTGGAGCTTTTGGGAGAACATCTGGAACAGAGAACATTTTCTTTACCTCTAGTTGTTTAatcctctcttcatcttcacaTGTGCGCCCCTCGTCCACTTCTATCGCCTTCCTCATAACTGAGGCCATCTCATTGATCTTGTCTATATGAACTTGCATTTCctacaaaacacaaaaggaatGCATGATTAAAATTAGTTGTAAAAACAGGAACTGTGTCAAAACAAGCAACAGGCACTTCAATAAGTAGGCCTCACTGACCGTTGTATGTTGCTCTTTTAGCTTGGTCACAATAGCCGGGTCGTCCCGCTTGCTGGCCATGAGGAGCCTGAACACCTGCTCTCTGTATTTGGTCATAATGAGCTCTAAGGCAGACTGGTGTTCCTCCAACGATGTCCGTAATTCTGCAGGAAAAGTGAACACATGGACATAAACACAGAGTCTGTATGTACACtgacagtcaaaagtttggaaacaccttctcattcaagcgtttgtatttattttaatacccaatggatagtcctatttggctactgttgtaatccagattatggtaaaaccagattatttcatagttttgatgtcttccatattaatctacaatgatgaaaataattaaaataaataaaaaccattgaatgagaaggtgtgtccaaacttgtgactggtagtgtatatgtatAGCATCTGTTTGACTATTATGTTTTGCTTTGATTAGAAATCAGGCTGCTGTTGTTTCACTGGACTAGAATGGTCTTCCTACCTTTGTTTTCTTGCTGTAGATCTCTGATCTGACGGTTTTCCTGCTGAATTCCCAGAACCAGACTGGAACGGGGTCGATGCCGTGCAACCTGGTTCAATGAGTCAATCTCCTCCTGGTACTGTGAGATAAACCAAGAGATAACAATCAATGAACATCAAACAACTGAGAGGTATCAAGTTTAAAATCGTATATAGAGCTGGATCATTATCTTAATATTGTTgtaacacttttttcatcaaaggtTTGAATGCAGcgtgtacactaccagtcaaagtttggacacaccttctcattcaatggtttttatttattttaattattttcaacattgtagattaatactgaagacatcaaaactatgaaataatctggttttgtcataatctggattacaacagtagttaaatagggctatccattgtgtactaaccctacctctgaacaacacaactgatggtctcaaacacattaagaaggcaagtcattctacaaatgaactcttgacaaggctcatgttaattagaaaccattccaggagaccacttcatgaagcagactgagagaataccaagagtgtgcaaagctgtcatgaaggaaaaagggggctactttacagaatctaaaatataaaacatattctgctttgtttaacttttttgttcattcaataattccatatatgttctttcatagttttgatgtcttcagtattaatctacagtgtttacaataattaaaatcaatacacacccttgaatgagaaggtatttccaaacttttgactcgCAGTGTATAAGAGGAGTGTCTTTGTCACTGTTATCTTGCAGCACCTCACCTGTTTCATGGCATCAACTCGCTTGTTCAGCGATGTCGTCTGTTCAATTAACATTTCAGCAGCATTGTCATGGTTACGAAGCCTTTCCACCAGTGATTTGGCGTCTGCCAGGACCTTTTCTAAAGTACAATTCATGcctggaaaaaaagaggacaggACAGAGTTGGTTCTTTGCTCTTTATAATGTGTCTGTTCAGAGATAGGCCATGTGCCAGGAAACCTAACATCAGGTTAGTTCACAGTCCAGTTCATTTGTCCTCACCTGATTTAATATAGTGGTTtggtttatacatttttttacatgtttaagTATATCTTATGATGAAACAACAAAAGCCTGATCTATGGCGATGGTATTTGATCGTTTAAAATGATCTCAGGGTTCACAGTTTCCATTCACAAGAAGGTAATAAACCGGATTAGTTTAAGTACTACACCTAATTAAGTTATACATTACACCACTGATTGACCTGCGATAAGAGTACTCCATTAAGCAGCTGCagcttcctgtgtgtttatctTTGGATTAAGTATGACCCCATTTGTAAGAAAGTTGGGACAGTGTGTAAAATGCTGATAGAAACTGAATGTGATCATTTGCTACACACTGACAGCCCATGTTACATTGAAGgtaacacaaagacaacatatcagtTGTTCGAAGAAAGGAAAATCAATTTTGAatctgatgccagcaacacatctCACACAAGTTGAGACCCGTTCATGTTTGCTAGGCTTTTCCAGCAATTGGCTTTTAGTAAAACATCGTCCTGCAGATATAAGTACAGCCTCTTTTGCATGGTACAGCATCAATGATGTGTGTTCAGAGACAATGTTTGTTGAAGTGTTCCTGAGCACAAACATTGATACGCAGACAGCCAGTCTAATATTGATTATTGGGCTGTCCCTTGCATACAGAGATTCACTCtgctttttgctgtttttaatgctgttatGTGATCTCTGGATTATTGGCAATTTTATATTgggaaactgttttttttaagttttgacaGCAGTCTTTCATAAAGGGTTGAGCCCTTTCGTAACGTCaccttagaccaggggtgtt
Above is a genomic segment from Notolabrus celidotus isolate fNotCel1 chromosome 21, fNotCel1.pri, whole genome shotgun sequence containing:
- the fgfr1op2 gene encoding FGFR1 oncogene partner 2 homolog — its product is MSCTLSSPGMNCTLEKVLADAKSLVERLRNHDNAAEMLIEQTTSLNKRVDAMKQYQEEIDSLNQVARHRPRSSLVLGIQQENRQIRDLQQENKELRTSLEEHQSALELIMTKYREQVFRLLMASKRDDPAIVTKLKEQHTTEMQVHIDKINEMASVMRKAIEVDEGRTCEDEERIKQLELENNGLRELLGISREAFLVLKRDDVSENTSLSPLLTSTDVSLRKS